A single window of Syntrophus aciditrophicus SB DNA harbors:
- the dnaG gene encoding DNA primase encodes MLKGDHPGDKIAEIKSRIDIVELISEYISLKKAGKNFLGLCPFHNEKTPSFTVNREKQMYYCFGCGEKGDVFAFLMRLHNTTFPDTLKLLARRTGVILPTSSFRGDGKSQLNAREQIIQINQIAAAYYKDNLFSPGGKAASSYLKERGLKESTIEVFSLGYALDGWRYLRNHLERKKQSLKMAGEAGLIVAKDDRPDVLYDRFRNRLMFPVKDVDGRIIAFGGRILGDGEPKYLNSPESPAYIKGRQLYGLNLAKEEIRRCGYVILVEGYFDLIVLWNAGIKNVVATLGTALTKDHVALIRRYTDQVAITFDSDEAGKKALARSVEMFIAAHMDARAVVLPEGLDPDDFVRRYGGEALKRMVEGAPSIVDYYIENAIGRGNSFEERGGAAARAAAFITGIQDVIDRNLFIKRVAEKLGIDQDILKKEVQRRLRSNARKEFLTPVQQREAAYSGLELNMIHLMMEYPDVIPSILSSKAMEYFINRDLRLIGQSWIDYAVNETVNPGDAVSFIQKLDNPDIEDIFLRLFVKGSPFQKEQLDSITSDMIRQVKRRWYKEQHKNIKNRLLNAQASGDQALGRELLKEKERLMREEREL; translated from the coding sequence GTGTTGAAAGGAGATCATCCCGGGGATAAAATCGCGGAAATCAAAAGCAGGATCGATATCGTCGAACTGATATCGGAGTATATTTCCCTGAAAAAAGCCGGGAAAAATTTTTTGGGTCTCTGCCCTTTTCACAACGAAAAAACACCATCCTTCACGGTCAATCGTGAAAAACAGATGTATTACTGTTTCGGATGCGGCGAAAAAGGGGACGTATTCGCTTTTCTGATGCGCCTGCACAATACAACGTTCCCCGATACCCTTAAACTGCTGGCGCGCAGGACAGGGGTCATTCTTCCCACATCTTCTTTTCGTGGAGACGGAAAGAGTCAACTCAATGCCAGGGAACAAATCATCCAGATTAATCAGATTGCGGCAGCTTATTATAAAGACAACCTTTTTTCTCCAGGAGGGAAGGCCGCTTCAAGTTATCTGAAAGAAAGGGGGCTGAAAGAGTCCACGATAGAGGTTTTTAGTCTGGGCTATGCCCTGGACGGCTGGCGTTATCTGCGAAATCATCTTGAACGGAAAAAACAGTCCCTGAAAATGGCCGGAGAAGCCGGGCTGATCGTCGCAAAAGATGATCGGCCGGATGTGCTGTATGATCGATTCCGTAATAGGCTGATGTTTCCGGTCAAGGATGTTGACGGGCGTATCATCGCCTTCGGCGGCAGAATTCTGGGAGATGGTGAACCAAAGTATCTCAATTCACCGGAGTCGCCTGCATATATTAAAGGCAGGCAGCTTTACGGATTGAATCTGGCTAAAGAAGAGATACGCCGGTGCGGATATGTGATCCTTGTTGAAGGATATTTTGATCTTATCGTTCTGTGGAATGCCGGAATCAAGAATGTTGTGGCCACGCTGGGGACGGCCCTGACAAAAGATCACGTCGCCTTGATCAGGCGATATACCGATCAGGTGGCCATCACCTTTGATTCGGATGAAGCAGGGAAAAAGGCGCTGGCGCGAAGTGTTGAGATGTTCATTGCAGCTCATATGGATGCCAGGGCAGTGGTTCTTCCCGAGGGACTTGATCCGGATGATTTTGTCCGTCGCTACGGTGGGGAGGCCTTAAAGCGGATGGTGGAAGGCGCACCGTCGATTGTTGACTACTATATAGAGAACGCGATCGGCAGGGGGAATTCGTTTGAAGAAAGAGGAGGCGCTGCGGCCCGGGCGGCGGCATTCATTACGGGGATACAGGATGTCATTGACAGGAATCTTTTTATCAAACGGGTTGCTGAGAAACTGGGTATAGATCAGGATATTTTGAAAAAAGAGGTGCAACGCAGGCTTCGTTCCAACGCGCGCAAAGAATTTCTCACGCCCGTGCAGCAAAGAGAAGCCGCTTATTCAGGACTGGAATTGAATATGATTCATCTGATGATGGAATATCCGGATGTCATCCCTTCCATTCTGTCGTCAAAGGCCATGGAATATTTTATAAACAGGGACCTGAGATTGATCGGTCAATCCTGGATCGATTATGCAGTGAATGAAACCGTTAATCCGGGTGACGCCGTATCTTTTATTCAGAAACTTGATAATCCCGATATTGAGGATATTTTTCTGAGATTATTTGTAAAGGGAAGTCCCTTTCAGAAAGAGCAACTTGATTCGATTACATCGGATATGATCCGGCAGGTGAAAAGAAGATGGTACAAAGAACAGCATAAAAATATAAAAAATCGTCTGTTGAACGCGCAGGCGTCAGGCGATCAGGCATTGGGGCGTGAACTTTTAAAAGAAAAAGAGCGGCTGATGAGAGAAGAAAGGGAATTGTAA
- a CDS encoding GatB/YqeY domain-containing protein, with product MSFREIVEAEMVTAAKKQDKVRLSTMRMVKSALHNREIDLKRELNDTEVLQLLSSMVKQRKDSIEQFGRGGREDLVEKEEQELQIIQSFMPQQLTEEALDAEIEKAIQEAKASSVKDMGKVMKVLMPRVTGKADGKAVNERLKMKLSRP from the coding sequence ATGAGTTTCAGGGAAATCGTTGAAGCTGAAATGGTGACGGCAGCGAAAAAGCAGGACAAGGTGAGGCTTTCGACTATGCGGATGGTGAAATCAGCTCTGCACAACAGGGAGATTGACTTGAAAAGGGAGTTGAATGATACGGAAGTCCTTCAGCTCCTTTCGTCCATGGTCAAACAGAGAAAGGATTCGATTGAGCAGTTCGGCCGTGGTGGAAGAGAGGATCTGGTCGAAAAAGAAGAACAGGAACTGCAGATTATTCAATCGTTCATGCCGCAGCAGCTGACGGAGGAAGCACTGGACGCCGAAATTGAAAAAGCCATTCAGGAAGCCAAGGCCTCCAGTGTAAAGGATATGGGGAAAGTCATGAAAGTCCTGATGCCCAGGGTAACGGGCAAAGCAGACGGCAAGGCGGTCAACGAACGGTTGAAAATGAAACTTTCCCGTCCTTAA
- a CDS encoding histidine triad nucleotide-binding protein — MADNCLFCSIVKGEIPCARIYEDDHVLAFEDIHPMAPVHVVVVPKRHISTFMDVSDDTMAYLMSMMTAAQKIAKLKAIDEKGFRTVINCKEEGGQVIFHLHMHLLGGCKLRDDLGQ, encoded by the coding sequence ATGGCGGATAATTGCCTGTTCTGCAGTATTGTTAAAGGGGAGATTCCCTGCGCCAGGATTTATGAGGACGATCATGTTCTTGCCTTTGAAGACATTCATCCCATGGCGCCGGTACATGTCGTCGTTGTTCCTAAACGGCACATTTCCACGTTCATGGACGTTTCGGACGATACAATGGCATATTTGATGTCCATGATGACCGCTGCTCAGAAAATCGCGAAGCTCAAAGCCATCGATGAAAAGGGATTCCGTACGGTTATCAACTGCAAAGAAGAGGGGGGGCAGGTCATTTTCCACCTTCATATGCACTTGCTGGGCGGATGTAAACTCAGAGATGATCTGGGACAATAA
- the hisA gene encoding 1-(5-phosphoribosyl)-5-[(5-phosphoribosylamino)methylideneamino]imidazole-4-carboxamide isomerase: MVIIPAIDLKGGKCVRLLQGDFERVTVYSDHPVEMAKAWREKGAERLHLVDLDGSIAGNPRNAAIISQIVKSVGVPVEIGGGIRDISTIQRYLDMGVQWVILGTAALKDRSFVYNACDLFPGHVILGIDANNGKVAVEGWTEQSAITALELAISYENRGIAAVIYTDISRDGMQTGVNVEGTRVLAEAVDIPVIASGGVATLDDIKRLLPLEESGIAGVIIGKALYSGAIALEEAISLAKSS, encoded by the coding sequence TTGGTCATCATTCCGGCAATTGATCTTAAAGGCGGGAAATGCGTGCGACTTCTTCAGGGGGATTTTGAGCGGGTTACCGTGTACTCTGATCATCCTGTTGAAATGGCGAAAGCATGGCGGGAAAAAGGGGCGGAACGGTTACATCTGGTTGATCTCGACGGGTCCATTGCCGGCAATCCCCGGAATGCTGCAATTATCAGTCAAATTGTCAAGAGTGTCGGCGTTCCCGTGGAGATAGGCGGTGGAATCCGTGATATATCCACAATACAACGCTATCTCGATATGGGAGTTCAATGGGTCATTCTGGGAACAGCGGCTCTGAAAGACCGGTCATTTGTGTATAATGCCTGCGATCTTTTTCCTGGGCATGTCATTCTTGGTATTGACGCAAACAATGGAAAAGTCGCCGTCGAGGGATGGACGGAACAAAGTGCGATCACTGCCCTTGAATTGGCGATATCTTACGAGAACCGAGGCATAGCCGCTGTCATCTACACGGATATCAGCAGAGACGGGATGCAGACCGGAGTTAATGTGGAAGGGACCAGAGTGCTTGCCGAAGCGGTCGATATTCCGGTCATAGCTTCAGGCGGCGTTGCTACTCTCGATGATATCAAAAGGCTTCTTCCTCTGGAGGAATCCGGCATAGCAGGTGTCATTATAGGCAAGGCTCTCTATTCCGGGGCAATAGCTCTTGAAGAGGCCATAAGCCTTGCAAAAAGTTCCTGA
- the hisB gene encoding imidazoleglycerol-phosphate dehydratase HisB — protein sequence MMRQASVQRSTSETDISVEIDLDGGGQAVVETSIPFFDHMLTLFSRHGLFNLTVKGRGDTEIDDHHLVEDMGICLGKVVKDAMGDKTGMVRYGSATIPMDETLCAVTLDVSGRPYLVYHVAFSAGARAGEFDLQLIREFFKAFSDHSGITLHINLFYGENNHHIAEAVFKAFARALSMAVSIDSRIQGVLSTKGCL from the coding sequence ATTATGAGACAAGCCAGCGTTCAAAGAAGTACATCCGAAACCGATATATCCGTTGAAATAGATCTTGATGGCGGCGGGCAGGCCGTCGTTGAAACCTCTATTCCTTTTTTTGATCATATGCTCACTCTTTTTTCCCGTCATGGACTTTTTAATCTCACGGTCAAGGGACGGGGTGATACGGAGATTGACGATCACCATCTGGTGGAAGATATGGGCATCTGTCTGGGAAAAGTGGTAAAGGACGCGATGGGTGATAAAACAGGGATGGTTCGTTACGGTTCGGCGACGATACCCATGGATGAAACCCTGTGCGCTGTTACCCTCGACGTGTCTGGAAGGCCTTATCTGGTTTATCATGTGGCGTTCTCAGCCGGAGCGAGAGCCGGTGAATTCGATTTGCAGCTGATCAGGGAATTTTTTAAAGCATTTTCGGACCATAGCGGAATCACCTTGCATATCAATCTGTTTTATGGTGAAAATAATCATCACATTGCCGAGGCCGTATTCAAAGCCTTTGCCCGTGCATTGAGTATGGCGGTTAGTATTGATAGCCGGATTCAGGGTGTGTTATCCACCAAAGGATGTTTGTAA
- the hisI gene encoding phosphoribosyl-AMP cyclohydrolase — MLEPDFVKGNGLIPAIVQDCITGEVLMLAYMNRESWLKTRESGKATYWSRSRNSLWIKGETSGHYQIIKEILIDCDADAIVLKVQQTGAACHTGYRSCFYRKIVGESFEIIGEKLVDPEEVYK; from the coding sequence ATGTTGGAACCTGATTTTGTAAAAGGAAACGGATTGATACCGGCGATTGTCCAGGATTGCATCACCGGCGAAGTGCTGATGCTGGCTTACATGAACCGCGAATCCTGGCTTAAAACCAGAGAGAGCGGAAAGGCGACTTACTGGAGTCGTTCAAGAAACAGCCTCTGGATCAAGGGGGAGACATCAGGTCATTACCAGATTATCAAAGAAATCTTGATTGATTGCGATGCGGATGCCATTGTCCTGAAAGTGCAGCAAACCGGGGCAGCCTGCCACACGGGGTATCGATCCTGCTTTTATCGAAAGATTGTTGGGGAATCTTTTGAAATTATTGGAGAAAAGCTGGTTGATCCGGAGGAAGTCTACAAATGA
- a CDS encoding acetate--CoA ligase family protein: MHSFFNPQSIAVIGATPKTFKGGYAILKNLKTTFKGRIYPINPQYAEIEGLPCFPSIKDIPEAVDLAIIFIAAVHVPAALEQCAIKGVSGIMIESGGFAEADEKGKSLQDAIRSFVERTGIRVWGPNCMGLVDGIRGHIFSFTDPKVLPFCLHPGPVSLIVQSGMLSAGFVIDILSHGITGFSKVCSIGNKADIDESDVLSFLLEDPDTRCVGLYLESFVNGRRFMDLCRKSDKPVIVLKGGRSRKGAEAAVSHTASLAGNYRVAAGALAQAGAYEARDFHQLVDFCRTLALYPPKRNKSRGRIAVITFSGAAGIVSTDFMNELDLDVAELSEATKIRLGRIFPEWMPVANPVDIWPAIEQHSGTGLDIYSLAMEAALDDPGVDAVLVHAFSGYTRIRLDFDKISRQSRSSGKPVLLWLPGNRDDAFQVQIKARDCGVLVFHELYRAVSCLSILFQRTGTCWLPEGNQPVPTDELQNIPDDISDLLNNAGGSLDERLSKNILKSFGIPTVEETWIKDPRLCESKAISMGFPLVMKGLQTGVVHKTEHGLVELNIVGPEEARQSFERLLQKMNGRGSVLMQKQLQGDVELIMGAIRDPQFGPCVMIGIGGRMADLIEDSVFTVAPLSVKEALDAIGRLRTQTLLDGFRGSQPADRHVLASLMVTLGHLMARYPRIQEIDINPILVSGSQAVAVDATVVLSNP; encoded by the coding sequence ATGCATTCATTTTTCAATCCGCAGAGCATTGCCGTCATCGGAGCAACCCCCAAAACCTTTAAAGGGGGTTATGCTATTCTCAAAAACCTGAAGACGACTTTCAAGGGACGGATTTACCCCATCAATCCCCAGTATGCTGAAATAGAAGGGCTTCCCTGCTTCCCGTCGATCAAGGACATTCCTGAAGCCGTTGACCTGGCGATCATTTTCATCGCAGCCGTTCATGTTCCGGCCGCTCTTGAGCAATGCGCAATCAAAGGCGTTTCGGGAATCATGATCGAATCAGGCGGATTTGCCGAGGCGGATGAAAAGGGAAAAAGTCTTCAAGACGCCATCAGGAGTTTTGTTGAGCGAACAGGGATACGCGTCTGGGGACCAAACTGCATGGGCCTGGTTGATGGGATCCGGGGTCATATCTTCTCTTTCACCGATCCGAAGGTCCTGCCTTTCTGCCTGCATCCCGGCCCGGTGTCTCTCATTGTTCAAAGCGGCATGCTCTCCGCCGGTTTCGTCATCGATATTTTAAGTCATGGCATAACCGGTTTCAGTAAGGTCTGTTCCATCGGCAATAAAGCGGACATTGATGAAAGTGATGTCCTCTCTTTTCTTCTTGAAGATCCGGATACCCGATGTGTCGGACTTTATCTCGAATCTTTCGTCAACGGCAGACGATTCATGGACCTCTGCCGGAAGAGCGATAAGCCCGTGATCGTTCTGAAGGGCGGCAGAAGCCGCAAGGGAGCGGAGGCAGCCGTCAGCCATACCGCCAGTCTGGCGGGAAATTATCGGGTCGCCGCCGGCGCGCTCGCCCAGGCCGGTGCTTATGAAGCAAGAGATTTCCATCAGCTTGTTGATTTCTGCCGCACACTCGCACTGTATCCTCCAAAGCGGAACAAATCCAGGGGACGTATCGCGGTCATCACCTTCAGTGGCGCCGCGGGGATTGTATCCACTGATTTCATGAATGAGCTGGATCTCGACGTGGCAGAACTTTCAGAGGCTACGAAGATTCGCCTGGGGCGCATTTTCCCCGAATGGATGCCTGTCGCCAATCCGGTGGACATCTGGCCGGCCATAGAACAGCACAGCGGTACCGGCCTGGATATCTACAGTCTTGCCATGGAAGCGGCCCTTGATGATCCGGGAGTGGATGCCGTGCTTGTACATGCCTTTTCCGGCTACACAAGAATTCGGCTGGATTTTGATAAAATTTCCCGACAGAGCCGCTCTTCCGGGAAGCCCGTTCTGCTCTGGCTGCCCGGCAACCGGGATGACGCCTTCCAGGTTCAGATAAAGGCCCGCGATTGCGGCGTCCTTGTATTTCATGAACTTTACCGGGCCGTATCGTGTCTGTCCATCCTGTTCCAAAGGACCGGGACCTGCTGGCTGCCTGAAGGGAATCAGCCTGTGCCGACCGATGAGCTTCAGAATATCCCCGATGACATTTCCGATCTTCTCAATAATGCGGGTGGATCTCTGGATGAAAGGCTGTCGAAAAATATCCTGAAATCCTTTGGAATTCCCACCGTTGAAGAAACATGGATAAAGGACCCCCGGCTGTGCGAGTCAAAAGCGATTTCAATGGGGTTTCCGCTCGTCATGAAAGGATTGCAGACCGGAGTTGTCCATAAAACGGAACACGGCCTGGTCGAGTTGAATATTGTCGGACCGGAAGAAGCCAGACAGAGCTTTGAAAGGCTTCTGCAGAAAATGAACGGGCGGGGCTCAGTTTTAATGCAGAAGCAATTGCAGGGCGACGTGGAATTGATCATGGGCGCCATCCGAGACCCTCAGTTCGGCCCCTGCGTCATGATCGGCATCGGTGGAAGGATGGCCGATCTCATTGAAGATTCGGTCTTTACCGTCGCCCCGCTCAGTGTAAAAGAAGCCCTCGACGCCATCGGACGATTGCGAACGCAGACTCTTCTGGATGGATTCCGCGGTTCTCAACCTGCTGACCGTCACGTTCTTGCCTCCCTGATGGTCACCCTGGGCCACCTTATGGCGCGCTACCCCCGTATCCAGGAAATTGATATCAATCCCATCCTTGTTTCGGGCAGCCAGGCCGTTGCCGTGGATGCGACAGTCGTTTTAAGCAATCCTTGA
- a CDS encoding MTAP family purine nucleoside phosphorylase, whose translation MQPLGIISGTVIPQGRELFGDLQEEFIETEYGQAVVMRSDAVVFLPRHGTDPNRYILPHQINHRANMKALCELSVREIVAINSAGSLHRKWKPGTIMVPDDFIMLTGIPGIHQTQAAHLTPQLDLKVRHYLLEAAREEGVNVIDRGVYWQMPGPRLETRAEIRMISRFADLVGMTLASEAVTAQELGLAYGALCSIDNYGNGLVEKLLTVEEIVAHARENARVMIGIATRYLEKYRIRKS comes from the coding sequence ATGCAACCTTTGGGAATCATTTCTGGAACGGTAATTCCGCAAGGCAGGGAACTGTTTGGCGATCTTCAGGAGGAGTTTATCGAAACGGAATACGGCCAGGCCGTCGTCATGCGTTCAGATGCCGTGGTTTTTCTGCCGAGACATGGAACGGATCCGAACCGCTACATCCTGCCTCACCAGATTAATCACCGGGCCAACATGAAGGCGCTTTGCGAGTTGAGCGTCAGGGAAATCGTTGCCATCAATTCCGCGGGGTCCCTGCATCGGAAATGGAAGCCGGGAACGATTATGGTCCCCGATGATTTTATTATGTTGACCGGCATTCCCGGTATTCATCAAACACAGGCCGCCCATTTGACCCCGCAGCTTGACTTGAAAGTGAGGCATTATCTATTGGAGGCTGCCCGGGAGGAGGGCGTCAATGTGATCGACCGGGGGGTATACTGGCAGATGCCGGGTCCGCGCCTGGAAACGCGAGCCGAGATCCGGATGATTTCCCGGTTTGCCGATCTGGTGGGCATGACCCTGGCAAGCGAAGCCGTGACGGCTCAGGAACTCGGCCTGGCCTATGGGGCGCTCTGTTCCATTGACAACTATGGCAACGGTCTGGTTGAAAAGCTCTTGACGGTTGAAGAAATTGTGGCTCACGCGCGGGAAAACGCCCGGGTGATGATCGGCATAGCAACCCGATACCTGGAAAAATATCGGATTCGAAAATCTTAG
- the trxA gene encoding thioredoxin has translation MSSQESLLHVTDANFEEEIIKSDKPALVDFWATWCGPCRAIGPLVEGLAETYKGRVKISKLNVDENPKTAADFGVRSIPTLILFKDGKVMDTLVGVVSKERLETFVNQSL, from the coding sequence ATGAGTTCACAGGAATCCCTGCTTCACGTCACCGATGCCAATTTTGAAGAGGAAATCATTAAATCGGACAAGCCCGCTCTCGTTGATTTCTGGGCAACATGGTGCGGCCCCTGCCGGGCCATCGGTCCGCTGGTGGAGGGACTTGCTGAAACCTACAAGGGCAGGGTCAAGATATCAAAACTGAATGTGGACGAAAATCCGAAAACTGCCGCAGACTTCGGGGTGCGCAGCATCCCTACGCTGATTCTCTTCAAGGATGGCAAGGTGATGGATACCCTGGTCGGGGTCGTCTCAAAGGAGCGGCTGGAAACGTTCGTCAATCAAAGTCTCTAA
- a CDS encoding outer membrane protein assembly factor BamD, whose protein sequence is MKYRTLCVRSLIVFCAASLLLSLLTGCAWFRKSDMTRATPEGLYRRGYEDYQNGRYKKAIESFERLRDEYPMSELAILAKVGIGDAHYSNKAYAEAEAAYNDFVYLHPTNENLPYVMYQIGMCHYKQMLSIDRDQTETVRAAKEFEKLLARFPDSKFSLMAEKMLRECRVRIAEHEFYVGEFYFKQKKYQAALKRFETINREYANLGLDYKVSAYIRETQKRIAQEKARKEAREAKEKK, encoded by the coding sequence ATGAAATACAGAACACTTTGCGTCCGTTCCCTTATTGTTTTCTGCGCGGCCAGTCTACTTCTCTCACTACTGACCGGCTGCGCCTGGTTTCGAAAGTCGGACATGACCCGGGCAACCCCGGAAGGTCTTTACCGGAGGGGTTACGAAGATTATCAGAACGGACGCTATAAGAAGGCGATTGAGTCCTTTGAGCGGCTGCGCGACGAATATCCCATGAGTGAGCTGGCCATTCTGGCCAAGGTGGGCATAGGTGACGCCCACTACAGCAATAAGGCCTACGCGGAAGCGGAAGCCGCCTATAATGACTTCGTCTACCTGCATCCCACGAACGAAAATCTGCCCTACGTGATGTATCAGATCGGGATGTGTCATTACAAGCAGATGTTGAGTATCGACCGCGACCAGACTGAAACCGTACGGGCGGCGAAAGAATTCGAAAAACTTCTGGCTCGGTTTCCCGACAGCAAATTTTCCCTCATGGCGGAAAAAATGTTAAGGGAGTGTCGAGTTCGGATCGCCGAGCATGAATTCTATGTAGGGGAGTTCTATTTCAAACAGAAGAAATATCAGGCCGCCCTCAAACGTTTTGAAACCATCAATAGAGAGTACGCCAACCTCGGACTGGATTACAAGGTTTCCGCCTACATCCGGGAAACACAGAAGCGGATAGCGCAGGAAAAAGCCCGAAAGGAAGCCAGGGAAGCCAAAGAAAAGAAATAA
- a CDS encoding AAA family ATPase, producing the protein MTHPQLIAAMSLPEFYPAKPERVELLQTHISLIFIAGDVVYKVKKAVDFGFLDFTTLEKRQFYCGEELRLNRRLAPEIYLSVVGIVERPDGRLALNEPGLVVDYAVVMKKIPEERMLKKLLASGETSISVMERVARKVADFHRQAETGGKIDEIGGLETIRRNHEENFEQTLPFIDVTIPRYQYALIRSWALKFLEAQEGLFRRRVANHRIRDCHGDLHLEHICLLDPEIVIFDCIEFNERFRYEDVAAEAAFLAMDLDFNGCPEYGEAFVQAYISCSGDEEIRQLLNFYKCYYAYVRGKVVGFKSHDAAVSQKERDEARETASRYFDLAYTCAARLERPALILMTGLMGTGKSVLARSLASRLGAEILQMDVLRKEMLNIPVTDHHFAEFGQGIYSDAVTRRTYAEALSRAEGMIRLGKSVIIDASYKRREERLKAKFAAGRLEADFYAIECRCPEDVLKERLEKRLSETGEASDGRWEIYQAQKKDFDPVDELSDGEHFSVSTAAPPEVCVQEILLKIKKLKTDIVS; encoded by the coding sequence ATGACACATCCACAACTGATAGCCGCAATGAGCCTGCCGGAATTTTATCCCGCGAAACCGGAGCGGGTTGAACTGCTTCAAACTCATATTTCTTTGATTTTCATCGCCGGGGACGTTGTCTATAAAGTCAAGAAAGCCGTTGATTTCGGATTTCTTGACTTTACTACCCTGGAAAAGCGGCAGTTTTACTGCGGGGAAGAGTTGAGGCTGAATCGGAGACTGGCGCCGGAGATATATCTGTCTGTTGTGGGGATTGTGGAGAGGCCTGACGGACGGCTGGCCCTGAACGAACCCGGTTTGGTGGTGGATTATGCCGTTGTGATGAAAAAAATCCCTGAAGAGCGGATGCTGAAGAAACTCCTGGCCTCCGGAGAAACCTCCATTTCCGTGATGGAGCGGGTTGCACGGAAAGTAGCGGATTTTCACCGTCAGGCTGAAACAGGTGGAAAGATTGACGAAATCGGCGGCTTGGAGACCATCAGAAGAAATCATGAGGAGAATTTCGAACAGACCCTGCCTTTTATCGACGTGACGATCCCCCGATACCAATACGCCCTGATCCGGTCCTGGGCCCTCAAATTTCTGGAAGCGCAGGAAGGTCTGTTTCGGCGGAGAGTGGCTAACCACCGGATCCGGGACTGCCACGGCGACCTGCATCTTGAACACATCTGTCTCCTAGATCCGGAGATTGTCATCTTTGACTGTATCGAGTTTAACGAACGGTTCCGTTATGAGGATGTTGCGGCGGAGGCGGCTTTCCTCGCCATGGATCTTGATTTTAACGGCTGCCCGGAATATGGAGAGGCCTTTGTTCAGGCCTATATTTCATGCTCGGGAGATGAGGAGATCCGTCAACTCCTTAATTTTTATAAATGTTATTACGCTTATGTGCGGGGGAAAGTTGTCGGTTTCAAAAGTCATGACGCGGCCGTCAGCCAGAAAGAACGTGATGAAGCAAGGGAAACGGCGAGCCGGTATTTTGATTTGGCATACACCTGTGCGGCCCGACTGGAAAGGCCGGCGTTGATCCTGATGACCGGGCTGATGGGAACAGGGAAGAGTGTTCTGGCCAGGAGTCTGGCATCCCGCCTGGGGGCTGAGATCCTTCAGATGGATGTTCTACGCAAGGAAATGCTCAACATTCCCGTCACGGATCATCATTTCGCCGAGTTTGGCCAGGGGATTTATTCCGATGCCGTAACCCGTCGTACCTACGCGGAGGCCCTGAGCCGGGCGGAGGGGATGATCAGGCTTGGGAAATCCGTCATTATAGACGCCTCCTACAAACGGCGCGAGGAGCGGCTGAAAGCGAAGTTCGCAGCCGGGCGTTTAGAGGCGGATTTTTATGCCATTGAATGCAGGTGTCCGGAAGACGTTTTGAAGGAGCGGCTGGAAAAGCGCTTATCGGAAACCGGGGAGGCATCGGATGGACGATGGGAGATTTATCAGGCGCAGAAAAAAGATTTTGACCCTGTCGACGAACTTTCTGACGGTGAGCACTTCTCTGTAAGTACCGCCGCTCCGCCTGAGGTTTGTGTTCAGGAAATCCTGTTGAAGATCAAAAAACTCAAAACGGATATCGTTTCCTGA
- a CDS encoding SIR2 family NAD-dependent protein deacylase has protein sequence MEKRIELIAQWIAEAKTVVIFTGAGLSTESGIPDFRSPGGVWDKYNPEDFYFDNFLASEISRWKYWQMATEMYEPMKKAQPNAAHNAIAELERMGRLDCVITQNIDNLHVRAGNSPEKVIELHGTAMSVSCLNCRQKFDRDRVQERLKEEMKVPYCDNCGGPLKPDTISFGQAMPVRETQEAYERSSACDLFIVIGSSLVVQPAASMPVTARRNGAKLVIINRDPTPCDDMADIVLHEQAGAVMTSLMHCVKKITDR, from the coding sequence ATGGAAAAACGGATCGAACTTATCGCTCAGTGGATTGCTGAAGCGAAGACTGTCGTCATTTTTACGGGAGCGGGACTCAGCACGGAATCGGGTATTCCTGATTTTCGCAGTCCTGGAGGAGTCTGGGACAAGTACAATCCCGAAGATTTTTATTTCGACAATTTTCTCGCCTCGGAAATTTCCCGCTGGAAATACTGGCAGATGGCGACGGAGATGTATGAACCGATGAAGAAAGCTCAGCCCAATGCCGCCCATAACGCCATCGCCGAACTGGAAAGAATGGGCAGGCTGGACTGCGTGATTACCCAGAACATCGACAACCTGCATGTCCGGGCCGGCAATTCCCCTGAGAAGGTCATTGAACTTCATGGAACGGCCATGTCCGTTTCCTGCCTGAACTGCCGGCAAAAATTCGACAGGGACAGGGTGCAGGAACGGTTGAAAGAAGAAATGAAAGTCCCCTATTGCGACAATTGCGGCGGTCCCCTGAAACCGGATACCATATCCTTCGGCCAGGCCATGCCGGTCAGGGAAACCCAGGAGGCCTATGAGCGGTCCTCCGCCTGCGATCTGTTCATTGTCATCGGTTCTTCCCTCGTCGTGCAGCCTGCAGCGTCCATGCCGGTTACGGCGAGGAGAAACGGCGCCAAGCTGGTCATCATCAACCGCGACCCTACGCCCTGCGATGATATGGCCGATATCGTTCTCCATGAGCAGGCGGGCGCGGTGATGACGTCTTTGATGCACTGCGTTAAAAAGATAACGGACCGATAG